ATGAACAACTCTCTGGTGTTCAGGCTTGTCGAGGGCATGGTTTGGATGGAGGTGTGGAGGTGGAGACAGATTCTTCATTCTCAGACGAagaggacaaaaacaaaaacgtaCTCACAGTTATTATAACATTCCAGATTTAAATTCCTTTGACTTTCTGACACTATTCAGTCATTTTAGACCCAAAGAATGTTatgttttgaatttattattactattagccTTTCTTTTGTCTATGTGGGTCTTCTCCCacagcaaataaatacaaaagtttAGTTTAAATTTGTTACAGATGTTAACTGAATGCTAACTTTCTGGTGTTCAGGCTTGTCGAGGGCATGGTTTGGATGGAGGTGTGGAGGTGGAGGCAGATTCTTCATTCTCTGAGGAAGAGGACGGCATGGTTGAGCTCTTTTCCATCCCTATTGACACAGCAGTCATGTACGCCACATCTCCAGGTCTGACTTATTAACTCTAAAACATTGCCTGCATAGTTTGTAAAGTCATCAACACTTCAGTTCCTCACTGACGTACGTTCAATCGTTTTCTAGGGTACGGTGCATTCATGCATCCTCTGGGCTCGGCGTTGATTCAAACCCTCTGTGATTTGCTAGAAAAGGAGGGAGGTCCAGATCTGGAGATCACGAGACTTCTGACACAACTGAACTATCAGGTGGCCTACAACTTTGAATCCAGAGGGAAACTGCTGGGAGGAAAAAAGCAGATGCCATGTTTTGTGACCCGCTTCACCAGAGAGGTTTTCCCATTCATGGACAGTCAGACGGCAGAAGAAGATTTGAGCTTGACCTTTGCAGCAATGCAGCTTGTCGATGAACCCAGGAGGTCACGGAAGAGCTCCATCGGCTGAAGATCGCAGAACAGAGACTGACGGCAAAGAACATGTAGACAAACTGATTCACCTTAACTCTTCTATAACATCTCTCAAAGTATTTCACAGGAGACTGATAATGAATCAAGGACTTCCTGTCACAAGACGTTTCATGTCCAGCAGGAAGTGAGCGGCTTGGAAAGTTGCATGATGTTATGTGCTTTCTTATCGttccatttaagttttttttttctgccatttcTACCTCATTATATATTCTACTTCTTCTTTATATACactacactgttcaaaagttttaggTCATTAAATGTTGTTAtgctttttaaagaagtctcttctgctctgcTTTTCTTATTAccatcaatttttcttttttcatgataattttttttttccaggattctgtGATGAACAAAAAATTCTACATaacttttagtaatattttataacCTGATGTCtactctttactgtcacttttgattaattctgaATCTTAACACAATGTTCAAACATCGTTGAATCTTAACAATGTTAaaattcttctttttaaatatgaagaAATATGGAAGTGCAATGACTTGCTAGACATAACTGACCAAAAttagataataatgataataataataataataataaatcaagcaACTGTgtttagtgtaaaaataaaaaaaaacacattaacattagGTCTGAGagaattaatgtaataataagaaaaaagatAATTACATGCTGTGAGTTAAAAATAAAACCGAAAGCGAGGCTCAGCTGTTTGTTACTCAAATGAAGTAATCATAATTATACTCTGCCCCTGTATATTTACTGTGAATGAAGGTGTGTCCAAAGGAAATTGCACAATGAATGAATGTGAAGTGAATGTGAAGCAGATCCAGGCATGCAGGATTTCATCAGTGCACACAGCCAGCACAAATGCTGATGTCAGGATCTACATGAATATACTTCATTCAAGAGCAATGGAGTGCTTTTGCTCATTTGAATAAACACAGATTAACAGTTTCTTCTGCTTCAggagttaaaaaaagttaaataagttaaataaaaaaataaaaaaataatgatgataataataataataataataataataataataataataatatatatatatatatatatatatatatatatatatatatatatatatatgggggggggggcaacaACTGGGAGAaggtctttataaaaaaaatgttgtgttttttttttttgtttttttttttttgtagccaaGACTTTCAAGTTTGTGACTATATCGAAACAAAAATTCACAAAACAATCCTACCACGACAAATATTCCCAGGAGTTTGACAACCAGCCCCAGTTTCTTTACAGCAAATGACAGCAAGTGCGTTACGAAGGGATCTTGAGACAACATCGCCATCTACTGGCAGAAAGTCTTTAACTCTACTGACCGACATCAGAGGAACATTTATGTCTGCCACTAGAGGGCGGTGTTGCAGTACATCCTCATTCAGAAGACCACATTGTTCAGATGTAACGTTTTTTCTtgttctatctgtctatctatggAAGTAAACACATTAGTATGATGATACACGAACTTAATATAGCCATGTAGTCTATATTATAGCTATCAAACGTATTTATCATATGCTGTGGTTTTACATCTGATGCCATCACATAACTATAGCCTacccacaaaacaaaaaaaaaaggagccAGTTTCATAGCATTAAACACAGCTTTGCAAAACAGTGACTGAATGCAACTGAAAGCCATTCTTAGCACCTCAAGTGTTTCCTGGTCAACTCTTCCTTAGTCTGGAATGTCAGTTGTACTCACCACAACAACCACAATGAACTGTCCTGGTCATCTCGTAATTATGGGCTTCAGCAGTTTCCTTGAGAGCGGCCCATATCCTGGGACACAGGCATTGACTTCTGTCCTCTGTAGAGGACATTATGTTTCAGTGAATTTCTCTGAGCCCCTACATCCCACAGCTTTCAATCTGGATGTCCTGCACAGAGCACACTCAGGGCTTTTTATATCAAACGTTAGGAGGTTTGATCATAaacactccctctccttggtcttAAAAATGACTGCTATTGACAGAATGATCAAATTTAGCGCTCTTAAGGAAATATGATGatgttttgtaattgtaattaaaatctgGCTAAAACGGTTTGTCGTAAATAAATAGGCTATCTCAAGAAACATTATAGGGTTTCAAACTGGAATGACTTTTTTGTGACAAAGAAGgggtttattttaatacatatcttCTGTAGAAGACACTACAAGTCAATTTATAGGGAAAGAAATTATAGATGAATATTCCTATGTAATATTAGATATACATTAGATGAAAATGTAGCAAATTTATTACTCCCATTATTTTTCATCATGGTTTGCCTCA
Above is a window of Carassius auratus strain Wakin chromosome 35, ASM336829v1, whole genome shotgun sequence DNA encoding:
- the LOC113054568 gene encoding caspase-3-like isoform X1, with product MTFRQTLLIHTQIVLLYNSVFDRREVKMMSFRFPFTADKTVKNRALIVSVENFYSDADLKKRNGVKRDTRRLHKILSKLGFSVDIRMDLEAHEIYEAFKAESEKTVKDCFVGIISSHGEEGVVFGADGRAVKLAEIYSYFESPSMADKSKLFLIQACRGHGLDGGVEVETDSSFSDEEDKNKNACRGHGLDGGVEVEADSSFSEEEDGMVELFSIPIDTAVMYATSPGYGAFMHPLGSALIQTLCDLLEKEGGPDLEITRLLTQLNYQVAYNFESRGKLLGGKKQMPCFVTRFTREVFPFMDSQTAEEDLSLTFAAMQLVDEPRRSRKSSIG